ATTGAAGAGGTAAACAGAAAATTTCTAGCTTTAGTTAGGAATTGTCTATGGAAGATTAATCCATATCTAATGATTATATTAATAGACTACTCAATTTTGTAGGGTAAGATATTCCATAATGAAGAAGAATGCAATTCCATATTTTTAGTAGAGTAATTATGAAGTTAATAAATTGGGTAAATTAACTAAAgagtttaattaattatctaATTTATTAGAGCTTCTAATTATGGGTCTATGGTCCACGATACGTCTTTCCAAATTAATGACGAGCTAGAAATGCAATTTAGAAAGAgttggtctcttgtgagacgatatcacgaaactttatctgtgagacggacaaccctaccaatattcaaaataaaaattaatattcttagcataagaaataatattttttcatttatgacccaaataagagatctgtctcacaaaatacgaccgtaagaccgtctcacacaagtttttgcctttaagAAATCATATGTGAATATGGAAAAATCGTTTCCATAACTTCAAATGCTTGgagataaatataattatttattatattaattatattaaattataattatgagatTATTATAAATTTGGATTAGTATGGTAATATTCAAAAGttgtttataatatttttaacttaatgtgaataaaatttaaatattatttaatatctaAAAATAAGTTAGAATGAGattctattttattttgataagaTCCTAGAAATCTTATGACTTTTAAAAggagatttaaaatatttaagataATACAATTCAAAccaacttcaaatattttggcCCTATCCTAAATAAAGTGACCGATTTTTCTAGAGACTATATAAAAaatccaaatatatatatatatatatatatatatatatatatatatatatatatatatatatatatatataattcgaaAAGAAACATTAATACTCACTCGTGACCCAAAATGGTGGAAGGTGAATCGGAGAAATTGGTGGAGTCTAATATTTTCGAAACATCCAAATTTCTTCTCATAGCATCACTTTCTTTCTCTCCAGATGCCAAGTGAGTGCACACGAAGCAAAATGTAGTCCCATGCAAACTCATGCTAATCGAAACGGATCCCTGCATTCATTTCGGGGGAAGAAAGAATCAACcaataaatacaataaaattttaaaaagaagtgaatttttccaaaaattcccttgcatgtattttttttttatattttcattatttcGTGACAATTTATAATTTACCTTATTCCCAAGGCATCCCAAAATGCCTCTTCCAACGCATGAAATCCTTAATCCGCTAATATACTCACACAAATCTTCATCAACAAAAACGCACAAAAAGATCCCAACCATCTGTTTGCTCGCAGCCAAACAGTACTTACGGTCTACTGTACCCGGACTAGGTGGACCATCTTCACTGGAACAAGAATTGGAATCCTTGCCTTCAGACGAAAATTCTTCTTCTGATGACATTAGATCAGATAAGCTGTTTCTGGGTTTTTCGTATAGCTCTTCTTCCGGCTCGGGCGTGGTGTTTAGAGCCTGGAGGATCAGGGAAAGCCACTTTGCAGCCGGACCACAATCTTGGGGCCCGAGCACGTTGCCTGCGTTCAGTGGTACTATTTCTTGGAACCTGACAAGTTTTTAACTAAGTTGAAAACTAAAGATAAGGGATGGAAGATATAATAAATTAGAGATCTTTGGAAAAATTGCAAATTGTGTGGGACTTACCCGAGCACGTATATGTCAGCCGGTGTATTAGTCTCATGTAACCAATCGCTTAAATTCAGGCCATCGTGAGGCGATTTGCCTCCTACATTCCACGTTCCCACCACGATACTATAAATTAAAAAGACACAATTCTATTAATTTCAATTAACTTCGAATGCAATCGAAGAGAcgaaatgtaaaaaaaaaatcattatatcCATTGACCATTTGGTTCAAAATTCGAACAAAAAATGCTCCCGACCGGTCTTACATCAAATTGCGTGTAACCGGTCTTACATCACCTGAGGTTGACTTTATTGGTGACAAATGTCGGGAGTTGTTTGAATCCTGGCCGTCCAATTGCGCCATTTGCTTCCATCTGCCACTCTTCTAGACAATACCATataattagattaattaaggCCATCTAGGGTTTATTTTAGGTGaaaattaagataaataatGCATATCATCACTGGCCACAATCTAAAAAATGATTTCCATGTGAATTAATCGTTTTTTCTATAAATAAAATTAGTGAAAATAGCCAGGATTCTTCCATGCCCATGGCACAACCAAAAAATTATAGGAAAAATTTAGTGTGTATGAGATTTCACATTGATAATAATTTACCGGGCACGACAGCGTCGGAGCAACTTTTCCTTCTCCCTTCGCCTCTTTGATGAACTGGTTCAGTACGCATATATCAATATTTAACGCCAATGAATCAGTTTATTATGTATCACATGCACAAATCAAAGAAATTAAAAGGGCAAGCAAGATTGATTAAGTTTTGAACTTGAAAACACAAAAGTAATGAAAAATAAGTTTAACCTTTTGTTTTGCAAAGATCTGAATGAAATTCATTCGTGCCATTCTTTATATTAAACCATTTTCGAACCACCATCTTTGGGAATAAGCACTGCAACAAACATCGTAGTATAAATATTATGAATAAATGAAGTCAAATCCTgctatattatataaatattcaGATGAGAATAtcgatattttttattatttcccTTGATTTAAATATTCAGACAAGAAGCAGAAAACAGTACCTATAGATAGAGATATCAACGGCAAATGTAATCAAACACAAGCAGAAAAACACAGAGCAGTAGATTAATGAAACAGTTGACAGCAAAGTTAGAAAATGTTTAGAACAATATATTTTGCTTGTTAtttcttttcaagaattttatTGTGCAGACGAAATATAAgtgtttgggctaaaaataatttaattacaagCCCAAGTTAATTCTGAAGCCCAATTAAATAAGCCCATAACAGACTAATTCTTAATCGATTCAAAACTGATCACTGAGCGCGGAAGAGAAAAAGAACGTGGGAGGATAGGTAGAAATCGTGGCATTAATGGAGCAGATAGTGGAGATCATGGGGGAGTGGAGAAAGAGGACACAGCGGCTAGGAAGAAAAAGGAGATCGGCAACACAACACAACACAACTCAACTCTACAGACAAATCTGCAAAAGCTCGGCTAACACAACGAGAGGGACACACAACACAACTCAACTCTACAGACAAATCTGCAAAAGCTCTCTGCTAAAATTCCAATATTCAAGCAATAGTTTTTCAAGCTTTCCAGCAAATTTCTAGCAATTTACGTCTTCTCGTTTTAGATTTCATCAACTCgatttgttatatttttatgtcttgtaaattcctacggtttattgaaaatataaacaatgtcaGGGGTTTATTCTTCAAATTCCAatagttttcttcattttggcgttatagttgttttaggagattagaaccgacggtcaaatttagaattcactTTCGTTtgttttagaagttagatttttatcattttcacacaaatcggtgcactttcgcacctggcacgcccgcaacaccaaatattgtgcaaacatatttttggcacGCCCGGTGGGACCATCACTATGCCGCCAAGAAGAAAGGAAAACGTGAATCAGGAGGGTGGGGAGTCTCTGGCGAATCAAGAGGGAACTCAAGCGCCTCAGCCAGAACAACACGTTGTTGAACCACAGGTTGAAGAAATGGATCTACAGATTTCTACTACTAATGACCAAGTCTCAAACAGGGTGATTGGAGAACTGACTGATACAAAGATTGAGGAAATCTCACTGGCATTATCTAAGGCGATGGCTGACTGTTTGAAATCCATTTTGTGTAAGCCGAGTAAGTCCCTTCGAGGAGAGCAAAATACTACTGGCAAAGAGGCTGACCAAGGAAGCAAACAAGTCCAGGGAAGTAATCAATTCACTGAACTCGACCAGGGAGTGGGACATTCAAAGGCTGGCGATGCTCGCCGCCCAGAGTTCGCACCCCCAAACCAACAGGAAGAAAGGTACACGCCTTCACATAACAGGGAGGAAACTTTAGGTGGAAGAGTTCGGCCATATCCACGTACAGATGGAGTGGGGAGTTCGAAACAACCTGTTAACCAAGTCCATGCGATTACTAATCCTTTGTATCAACCAAGAATGGATGATGATATACCACACTTGGGTTATCAGGGAGTTGATGGAAGTTTTCAAGGATGGAATGCTGGTTACAGTACAGGGGCTCAGACTCGGGGGGCAAACTATTATCACCATCTGCTCCCCAACAGAAATGCAGCAGTGATCGATCATGATGTGGTGAGAGAAACTGTTCAAGAGCTATATGGGCCGGCCTTGAGACAAATTGGCCgcccaaaatttctcaagccaTACCCCGACTACGTAGATGTCAACAATCCATTTCCCAAAGGTTACAAGGTACCAGATTTCAGCCTATTTTCTGGAGAAAATAGTCAATCTAGCCTTGAACACATTGCAAGGTTCACTATAAGGTGTGGGGAGCTGGAAAACTTGGAAAACTTTACTAATTTGAAGCTGAGATTGTTCCCAAATACCCTTACTGGCACAGCATTTTCTTGGTATGCCACACTTCCCCGAAACTCAATCTTAAGTTGGCGAGATATGGAGAAGAAATTCCATACTCAGTTTTACCGAACTGAGCATGAGGTGTGCATCGCTGATTTGTCAAGGATGTCTCAGAAGAAAGAAGAAACAATTGATATGTTCATTGATAGGTTTAAGAAAACAAAGAACATGTGCAAGGTGTTTCTGCCAGAGACTGAGTTTGTCAAAATAGCCCAAAAGGGGCTAGACTTTGAGCTCCAGAAGAAGTTTCAAGGTATGGAATTCAGAGATTTTTT
This is a stretch of genomic DNA from Primulina eburnea isolate SZY01 chromosome 11, ASM2296580v1, whole genome shotgun sequence. It encodes these proteins:
- the LOC140805927 gene encoding type I inositol polyphosphate 5-phosphatase 8-like isoform X2; this encodes MVVRKWFNIKNGTNEFHSDLCKTKVHQRGEGRRKSCSDAVVPEWQMEANGAIGRPGFKQLPTFVTNKVNLSIVVGTWNVGGKSPHDGLNLSDWLHETNTPADIYVLGFQEIVPLNAGNVLGPQDCGPAAKWLSLILQALNTTPEPEEELYEKPRNSLSDLMSSEEEFSSEGKDSNSCSSEDGPPSPGTVDRKYCLAASKQMVGIFLCVFVDEDLCEYISGLRISCVGRGILGCLGNKGSVSISMSLHGTTFCFVCTHLASGEKESDAMRRNLDVSKILDSTNFSDSPSTILGHDNIIWLGDLNYRLASISEDTYELLRRKEWQALLEKDQLKMEQKSGRVFDGWKEGKIYFAPTYKYLANSDHYVVQTSSPKRKRWTPAWCDRILWKGEGLKQVCYVRGESRFSDHRPVYSLFLAQTK
- the LOC140805927 gene encoding type I inositol polyphosphate 5-phosphatase 8-like isoform X1 — its product is MVVRKWFNIKNGTNEFHSDLCKTKVHQRGEGRRKSCSDAVVPEEWQMEANGAIGRPGFKQLPTFVTNKVNLSIVVGTWNVGGKSPHDGLNLSDWLHETNTPADIYVLGFQEIVPLNAGNVLGPQDCGPAAKWLSLILQALNTTPEPEEELYEKPRNSLSDLMSSEEEFSSEGKDSNSCSSEDGPPSPGTVDRKYCLAASKQMVGIFLCVFVDEDLCEYISGLRISCVGRGILGCLGNKGSVSISMSLHGTTFCFVCTHLASGEKESDAMRRNLDVSKILDSTNFSDSPSTILGHDNIIWLGDLNYRLASISEDTYELLRRKEWQALLEKDQLKMEQKSGRVFDGWKEGKIYFAPTYKYLANSDHYVVQTSSPKRKRWTPAWCDRILWKGEGLKQVCYVRGESRFSDHRPVYSLFLAQTK